A genomic stretch from Fusarium musae strain F31 chromosome 9, whole genome shotgun sequence includes:
- a CDS encoding hypothetical protein (EggNog:ENOG41), with protein MSDSDSNPAIPAWQKVQSDEIDSQNTEPAPTPSANSSTSEVDAPAAELTAEGTSQPEIVTDGQERLEVARRFLENDAVRHAPHEKKVEFLKSKGIDEAEIHALLGQDESTTETEVSATSYLAPMYYADNLKAPIPGTTSSYAPTPTETLPPTPASHPPVDRPPVVTYPEFLAKAPRPPPLVTKERLFNALYAVTGLSTLIYGTSRYVIRPMVDSQAEARTDFHDLTSRKLDALVAKLEKTVSEVPPKKPIATVEEESDAEDPTEMFHRDMGTQTTFPISSVTAMTDSKNNESAAKHNTNQLGSLNKTLSGLKDEYRSQSEGMDKIKTAVDMLRDDLDTMTYTAYPDHSTGYDLYGRSRKPEPDDEIRKVRDNIRRVKGVLLSTRNFPASAR; from the coding sequence ATGAGCGACTCAGATTCCAATCCCGCCATCCCAGCCTGGCAGAAGGTGCAATCCGATGAGATCGATAGCCAAAACACCGAACCGGCCCCGACACCGTCCGCAAACAGCTCAACATCAGAGGTTGATGCGCCAGCAGCAGAACTAACAGCAGAAGGGACATCACAGCCGGAAATTGTCACAGACGGTCAAGAAAGACTCGAGGTTGCGAGACGCTTTCTCGAAAATGACGCTGTGCGACACGCGCCtcatgagaagaaggtcgagTTCTTGAAGTCCAAGGGCATTGACGAAGCCGAAATACACGCGCTTCTTGGTCAAGACGAGTCCACAACAGAGACAGAGGTTTCTGCTACGTCTTATCTTGCGCCTATGTACTATGCTGACAATCTCAAGGCGCCAATCCCAGGAACAACCAGTTCCTACGCTCCGACACCCACCGAAACTCTCCCTCCAACACCAGCTTCCCATCCGCCCGTCGACCGACCCCCAGTCGTCACATACCCTGAATTCCTTGCAAAGGCACCCCGTCCTCCCCCTCTCGTTACAAAGGAACGTCTTTTCAACGCCCTTTACGCAGTCACTGGCCTTTCCACCCTCATCTATGGCACAAGTCGCTACGTTATTCGACCTATGGTTGACAGTCAGGCCGAAGCCCGTACAGATTTCCACGATCTGACCTCGCGAAAACTCGATGCCCTCGTCGCAAAGCTTGAAAAGACCGTTTCCGAGGTTCCCCCCAAGAAACCCATCGCCACagtcgaggaggagagcgATGCCGAAGACCCTACGGAGATGTTCCATAGGGACATGGGCACTCAAACCACATTCCCCATAAGCTCTGTGACAGCTATGACAGACTCCAAGAATAACGAGTCAGCTGCCAAACATAACACCAATCAACTGGGTAGTTTGAACAAGACTCTTTCTGGCCTGAAGGATGAGTACCGTTCCCAGAGCGAAGGCATGGATAAGATAAAAACTGCTGTTGATATGCTAAGGGATGACCTCGACACAATGACATATACTGCGTATCCAGACCACAGTACTGGCTATGACCTGTACGGCCGATCACGCAAGCCCGAGCCGGATGACGAAATCCGCAAGGTGCGGGATAACATCCGGCGTGTGAAGGGAGTCTTGCTGAGCACGAGAAACTTCCCCGCCTCGGCAAGATGA